In one window of Rhodospirillaceae bacterium DNA:
- the hisB gene encoding imidazoleglycerol-phosphate dehydratase HisB produces MRTATAERATKETQITATVNLDGTGQYDVSTGIGFLDHMMEQLSRHSLMDLDLKASGDLHIDMHHTVEDTGITIGEAIAKALGDRKGICRYASAHIPMDETLTRVALDFSARPYLVWRVKFRRHKIGDMDTELFKEWFQAFAQAAGMTLHVENIYGTNTHHVIESCFKALARALRDAMEIDPRKSDEVPSTKGVLGGSL; encoded by the coding sequence ATGCGCACGGCCACAGCCGAACGGGCGACGAAGGAAACCCAGATTACCGCGACCGTCAATTTGGACGGTACGGGGCAATATGATGTCTCGACGGGAATTGGTTTTTTGGACCACATGATGGAACAGCTTTCGCGTCACAGTTTGATGGACCTGGATCTTAAGGCTTCTGGCGATCTCCATATCGATATGCACCACACGGTCGAAGACACAGGCATCACCATTGGTGAAGCCATCGCTAAGGCTTTGGGTGATCGCAAGGGAATTTGCCGATATGCCTCGGCACACATTCCTATGGATGAAACGCTTACGCGGGTCGCGTTGGATTTTTCAGCGCGGCCATATTTGGTTTGGCGGGTCAAATTTCGTCGTCACAAAATTGGCGATATGGATACTGAACTGTTCAAAGAATGGTTTCAGGCCTTTGCTCAGGCGGCGGGCATGACTCTGCACGTCGAAAACATCTATGGGACAAATACCCATCACGTGATTGAATCCTGCTTTAAGGCTTTGGCGCGGGCGCTTCGTGATGCGATGGAAATTGATCCCCGAAAATCCGACGAGGTGCCCTCAACCAAGGGTGTCTTGGGCGGATCACTCTGA
- a CDS encoding DUF2628 domain-containing protein, with protein sequence MRLYTVHFRPYGLNPEKNLVLIKEGFSWLGFFFSGFWALAHGLWIAAGGLFVGSGVLIGILVLIEPTPITELAISLGYAVLIGFIANDLHRWTLERQDYDLVGVVSGAGIDEAEQRFLDNEPEKAAAVYS encoded by the coding sequence ATGCGCTTGTATACCGTCCATTTTCGCCCTTATGGCCTCAACCCGGAGAAAAATCTGGTGCTGATCAAGGAAGGATTTTCTTGGTTGGGATTCTTTTTTTCTGGGTTTTGGGCCTTGGCGCATGGACTGTGGATTGCTGCTGGGGGCTTGTTCGTTGGCTCTGGTGTGCTGATAGGTATTCTAGTGCTGATTGAACCAACTCCGATTACGGAATTAGCAATCAGTCTAGGCTACGCGGTTCTTATCGGTTTTATCGCAAACGACCTTCACCGCTGGACGTTGGAACGACAGGATTATGATCTAGTTGGCGTGGTCTCAGGCGCTGGAATTGACGAGGCGGAGCAGCGATTTCTGGACAACGAACCGGAAAAAGCAGCAGCGGTATATTCATGA
- the hisH gene encoding imidazole glycerol phosphate synthase subunit HisH, with amino-acid sequence MSVAIIDYGSGNLRSAAKAFERAVSELGLNIPVQVTDNPDDLAAASRIVLPGVGAFGDCRQGLDAVTGMTDALEEEVIRGGKPFLGICVGMQLMASYGREHGDHKGLGWVPGEVVHLAPSDSTLKIPHMGWNDLNFLDNHPVTKDLSDGDHAYFVHSYQFSCDDSQHQLSTVDYGERVTAMIARDNMVGTQFHPEKSQSVGLKLIANFLKWRP; translated from the coding sequence ATGAGTGTTGCAATTATAGATTATGGGTCAGGAAACCTGCGGTCTGCAGCCAAGGCATTTGAACGTGCTGTCAGTGAATTGGGCCTGAATATACCTGTTCAGGTGACGGATAATCCGGATGATTTAGCGGCAGCAAGCCGCATCGTATTGCCGGGCGTCGGTGCTTTTGGTGATTGTCGTCAAGGGTTAGATGCGGTTACCGGTATGACAGATGCCTTGGAAGAAGAGGTCATTCGCGGCGGAAAGCCGTTTTTGGGCATTTGTGTTGGTATGCAATTGATGGCGTCTTATGGCCGGGAACACGGGGATCACAAGGGATTGGGATGGGTTCCAGGCGAGGTCGTTCACCTAGCGCCCTCTGATTCCACGCTAAAGATTCCACACATGGGTTGGAATGATTTAAATTTTCTGGATAATCATCCTGTTACTAAAGATTTATCAGATGGTGACCATGCATATTTTGTCCACTCCTATCAATTTTCGTGCGATGATTCGCAACACCAGTTGTCTACAGTTGATTACGGCGAACGGGTGACAGCGATGATTGCCCGTGACAATATGGTTGGAACCCAGTTCCATCCGGAGAAAAGTCAAAGTGTGGGGTTGAAGTTGATTGCGAATTTTTTGAAGTGGCGGCCTTAA
- the hisA gene encoding 1-(5-phosphoribosyl)-5-[(5-phosphoribosylamino)methylideneamino]imidazole-4-carboxamide isomerase yields MILFPAIDLKDGCCVRLRQGDMEQATVFSDNPAEMAKNFEKAGCEWIHVVDLNGAFAGNSVNGEAIEAILGAVNIPIQLGGGIRTLEDMKYWLDKGVARVILGTIAIKNPELVLKVCKHYGDKIAIGIDARGGQVAVEGWAETSSMHALDLAMMFEGSGAGAIIYTDIDKDGLMEGPNIEMTEVLAQSTSTPIILSGGISSIDDLYGVYELLGPILHGAISGRAIYDGQLDPKEAVEMLKGE; encoded by the coding sequence ATGATTCTTTTCCCCGCCATTGATTTAAAGGACGGGTGTTGCGTTCGTTTGCGCCAAGGAGACATGGAGCAAGCAACGGTTTTTAGCGACAACCCCGCAGAAATGGCTAAGAATTTTGAAAAAGCGGGCTGCGAGTGGATTCATGTCGTTGATTTGAATGGCGCTTTTGCGGGTAATTCAGTCAATGGTGAGGCCATTGAGGCAATCTTGGGTGCGGTAAATATTCCAATTCAGTTGGGCGGCGGCATTCGCACTCTGGAAGACATGAAATATTGGTTGGACAAAGGGGTGGCCCGCGTCATTCTTGGAACCATCGCGATTAAAAATCCGGAATTGGTCTTGAAGGTCTGCAAACACTACGGCGATAAGATTGCGATTGGTATTGATGCCCGTGGCGGTCAAGTGGCGGTCGAGGGATGGGCTGAAACCTCATCCATGCACGCGCTTGATCTGGCGATGATGTTTGAAGGATCGGGTGCCGGGGCGATCATTTATACCGATATTGATAAGGATGGCCTGATGGAAGGCCCCAACATTGAAATGACGGAGGTTTTGGCCCAATCAACGTCGACACCGATCATATTATCAGGCGGCATTTCTTCCATCGATGATCTTTATGGTGTCTACGAATTATTGGGACCAATCTTGCATGGCGCGATTAGTGGTCGTGCGATTTACGATGGTCAGTTGGATCCCAAAGAAGCGGTCGAAATGTTGAAGGGCGAATAG
- the hisF gene encoding imidazole glycerol phosphate synthase subunit HisF, with product MLKARVIPCLDVEGGRVVKGVNFVDLVDAGDPVEQARVYDQAGADELTFLDITASHEDRDTILDVVRHTAEECFMPVTVGGGIRTIDDIRRLLLAGADKVSINTAAVHNPQFVKEAAEKFGSQCIVVSVDAKSVAENKFEIFTHGGRNATGIDAVEWSQRMVEYGAGEILLTSMDRDGTKIGFNIPLTRAISDAVTVPVIASGGVGTLDHLVEGIVEGHASAVLAASIFHFGTYTIAEAKAHMKAAGVAVREVAGA from the coding sequence ATGTTAAAGGCTCGCGTCATTCCTTGTCTAGATGTTGAAGGAGGCCGCGTTGTCAAAGGCGTAAACTTCGTTGATTTAGTGGACGCCGGTGATCCGGTTGAACAGGCCCGGGTCTATGACCAAGCGGGGGCCGACGAGCTTACATTTCTAGATATCACCGCCAGCCATGAAGACCGAGATACAATCTTGGATGTGGTTCGTCATACGGCTGAGGAATGCTTCATGCCGGTCACCGTGGGCGGCGGCATTCGGACCATAGATGATATTCGGCGGCTTTTACTTGCCGGTGCGGATAAGGTTTCGATCAACACCGCAGCCGTCCATAATCCCCAATTCGTTAAGGAAGCGGCGGAAAAGTTTGGCTCTCAATGCATCGTCGTTTCGGTTGACGCTAAGTCAGTGGCTGAAAACAAGTTCGAAATTTTTACTCACGGCGGGCGCAACGCCACCGGAATTGACGCTGTTGAATGGTCACAGCGTATGGTCGAGTACGGTGCCGGCGAAATTCTGCTGACCTCCATGGATCGGGATGGGACAAAGATCGGCTTTAATATTCCGTTGACCCGCGCAATTTCCGATGCGGTCACGGTTCCGGTTATTGCGTCGGGTGGGGTTGGGACTTTGGATCACTTGGTCGAAGGAATTGTTGAGGGTCATGCGTCCGCTGTACTTGCGGCCTCGATTTTTCACTTTGGAACCTATACCATCGCCGAAGCCAAGGCGCATATGAAGGCAGCAGGTGTTGCCGTGCGCGAAGTAGCAGGGGCCTGA
- a CDS encoding phosphoribosyl-ATP diphosphatase, producing MTKDGNTAEVLERLFDVIETRRGADANSSYTASLLAEGTEKIAQKLGEEAIETIVAALSETPERVSSESADLLYHLMVLWADVGIDPSDVWAELAGREGTSGIAEKAARKA from the coding sequence ATGACCAAGGATGGTAATACGGCAGAAGTACTGGAGCGCTTGTTCGACGTCATCGAAACAAGGCGCGGTGCAGATGCCAATTCTTCCTATACGGCAAGCCTGCTTGCCGAGGGCACGGAAAAAATCGCCCAAAAATTGGGGGAAGAAGCAATTGAAACGATTGTTGCTGCTTTGAGCGAGACCCCAGAACGTGTAAGCAGCGAAAGTGCAGATCTGTTATATCATTTGATGGTTCTTTGGGCCGACGTCGGAATTGATCCGTCGGATGTCTGGGCCGAATTGGCTGGTCGTGAAGGAACTTCAGGGATTGCCGAGAAAGCAGCCCGTAAGGCTTAA
- a CDS encoding histidine triad nucleotide-binding protein, whose product MAYDKENIFAKILRGEIPCKKVHETKHSLAFYDVDPQAPTHVLVIPKGRYMSMDDFSQNAGDNEIADLVRAVGAVARKLGVADDGYRILANHGDNAHQEVPHFHVHIFGGRELGPMLKKA is encoded by the coding sequence ATGGCATACGACAAAGAAAACATCTTCGCCAAAATCTTACGCGGCGAAATACCGTGTAAAAAAGTGCATGAGACCAAACATTCACTGGCCTTTTATGATGTCGATCCTCAGGCCCCCACCCATGTCTTGGTCATACCCAAGGGGCGCTATATGTCGATGGATGATTTTTCCCAAAACGCTGGCGATAATGAGATTGCCGATCTGGTTCGTGCTGTTGGTGCGGTGGCGCGAAAGCTGGGTGTGGCAGACGACGGCTATCGGATTCTGGCCAACCACGGCGACAATGCGCATCAAGAAGTCCCACACTTTCATGTTCATATATTTGGCGGGCGTGAGTTAGGGCCGATGCTAAAAAAGGCCTAG